From Amycolatopsis cihanbeyliensis, a single genomic window includes:
- a CDS encoding putative leader peptide yields the protein MGAWHPGRVTSAGVPLVVRRHVDLRRVASALCPSMS from the coding sequence ATGGGCGCGTGGCACCCTGGACGCGTGACTTCTGCCGGTGTGCCGCTCGTCGTTCGACGCCATGTCGACCTGCGACGCGTTGCCAGCGCACTGTGCCCCTCGATGAGCTGA
- a CDS encoding ArsA family ATPase translates to MSCRLRFFGGKGGVGKTTLAAAFGLLAANGGARTLVVSTDPAHSLGDALATPLGERPRQVAHRLWAAEISGEAQAGRRVEEITRDAERALPREVLPAVRTHLQRAVHSTGTVESALLDRLIELTESAEWDLLVVDSAPTGHMLRLLTLPALLTPWIEGLAQQRRSARDVDRMAAGALGSAAEADPLLDRLHERKARMEGMVRRLRTDALVHLVLVPERLPLAETLRTAETLTESGVHLGPMIVNRVLPGSEAGLLAQRRRQQEEVLGQLDGYPQVRVPLLAGALTGQTELAALADLLAAAGLPGTAGADLR, encoded by the coding sequence TTGAGCTGCCGGTTGCGGTTCTTCGGCGGCAAGGGCGGCGTTGGCAAGACCACGCTCGCCGCCGCGTTCGGCCTGCTGGCCGCGAACGGGGGAGCGCGCACCCTGGTCGTGTCCACCGACCCGGCGCATTCGCTCGGCGACGCGCTGGCCACCCCGCTCGGTGAGCGACCGAGGCAGGTGGCGCACCGGCTGTGGGCGGCCGAGATCAGCGGGGAGGCGCAGGCGGGCAGGCGGGTCGAGGAGATCACCAGGGACGCCGAGCGGGCACTGCCCCGCGAGGTGCTGCCCGCGGTGCGGACCCACCTCCAGCGGGCCGTGCACAGTACGGGCACGGTGGAGTCGGCCCTGCTGGACCGGCTGATCGAGCTCACCGAGTCGGCCGAATGGGACCTGCTCGTGGTGGACAGCGCGCCGACCGGGCACATGCTCCGGCTGCTCACCCTGCCCGCCCTGCTCACCCCCTGGATCGAGGGGCTGGCACAGCAGCGCAGGTCGGCTCGTGACGTGGACCGGATGGCCGCGGGCGCGCTCGGCTCGGCGGCGGAGGCCGACCCGCTGCTGGACCGGTTGCACGAGCGCAAGGCGCGGATGGAGGGAATGGTGCGACGCCTGCGCACCGACGCGCTCGTGCACCTGGTGCTGGTACCTGAGCGGCTACCGCTTGCCGAGACCCTGCGCACGGCCGAGACGCTCACCGAGTCCGGTGTCCACCTCGGCCCGATGATCGTCAACCGGGTGCTGCCGGGGAGCGAGGCCGGGTTGCTCGCCCAGCGCAGGCGGCAGCAGGAGGAGGTACTCGGGCAGCTGGACGGCTACCCGCAGGTGCGCGTGCCGCTGCTGGCCGGCGCGCTCACCGGGCAGACCGAACTGGCCGCGCTCGCCGACCTCCTGGCCGCCGCGGGCCTGCCCGGCACGGCGGGCGCTGACCTGCGGTGA
- a CDS encoding ester cyclase, producing MSERANKDLVVRLIEQVWNAGKVELLPRLWAEETRADALALHQVLTDAFPDLRVDIEELVAGQDRVVARLRLHGTHRGEFLGAEPTQRPVTFTAIRIYRIAGGRIVEALADQDAMGLLQQLREAETAPDS from the coding sequence GTGTCGGAACGCGCGAACAAGGACCTGGTGGTCCGCCTGATCGAGCAGGTGTGGAACGCGGGGAAGGTGGAGCTGCTACCGCGGTTGTGGGCCGAGGAGACCCGGGCCGACGCGCTGGCCCTGCACCAGGTGTTGACGGACGCCTTCCCCGACCTGCGAGTGGATATCGAGGAGCTGGTCGCGGGCCAGGACCGGGTGGTGGCCCGCCTGCGGCTACACGGCACGCACCGTGGCGAGTTCCTCGGTGCCGAACCGACCCAGCGTCCGGTGACCTTCACCGCGATCCGGATCTACCGCATCGCGGGCGGCCGGATCGTCGAGGCCCTCGCCGACCAGGACGCCATGGGCCTGTTGCAGCAACTCCGCGAGGCCGAGACCGCACCGGACTCCTGA
- a CDS encoding MMPL family transporter, with protein MVQRIVLGLWVLALALAVPIGFNIGAVQSDKPTDRLPADAESTRVAELAATVPGGEGDQAFVVYHRADGITERDRELAARQQGTLSGQYDSGTPLVASADGTTLMYGVSNRNPDEDEQVTGEFVDALRQAVAGAPEGLTVEVTGPAAIGADVDAVFEGIDETLMLVTTVVVALLLIVTYRSPFLWLLPLLAVGASALLSMAAVYGLASVTGMTISTQSFSIMIVLVFGAGTDYAMLLVARYREQLPRHAEATAAMRAALRGVGPAILAAGGTVVLGLLCMLAARMNDISGLGLVGAIGIVCTLVAMLTLLPALLLVAGRKVFWPRVPRFGAVPAAGGRIWGRAGRVLLARPARSAAGSAIALGALALGVLTMGGELGETDQFTTTPESVRGYATLGSAYPEQGGRSLTVAAPAEQADRVAAVAGSVPGVSAVRPDRSGPEWTLLEVRPTAAPDSPAEEDTVRDLRAALGADGLDGLVGGPGAERIDTTDASARDNWVVLPLALIVVLLVLVGLLRAVLAPLMIVGTVLLCFASALGLGALAFDLVFGFAGTAANLPALGFVFGIALGIDYSIFLVSRVRGDLPRLGTAAAAHRAVVVTGPVIASAGVVLAATFAVLMTMPFVSIFEIGFVVAVGVLLQTLVVQPSLVAPLLVLGRRWMWWPGGREPAEPLPEARQPEQPERIAP; from the coding sequence ATGGTGCAGAGAATCGTGCTCGGGTTGTGGGTGCTCGCACTCGCGCTCGCGGTGCCGATCGGGTTCAACATCGGCGCGGTGCAGAGCGACAAACCGACGGACCGGTTACCCGCGGACGCGGAGTCCACGCGGGTGGCCGAGCTGGCCGCGACGGTGCCCGGCGGGGAGGGCGATCAGGCTTTCGTCGTCTACCACCGCGCGGACGGGATCACCGAGCGGGACCGGGAGCTGGCCGCCCGGCAGCAGGGCACGCTGTCCGGCCAGTACGACAGCGGCACACCACTGGTGGCCTCCGCCGACGGTACGACGCTGATGTACGGCGTCAGCAACCGGAACCCGGATGAGGACGAGCAGGTCACCGGCGAGTTCGTGGACGCGCTGCGGCAGGCGGTGGCGGGGGCACCGGAGGGCCTGACCGTCGAGGTCACCGGGCCGGCCGCGATCGGCGCCGACGTGGACGCGGTCTTCGAGGGGATCGACGAGACCCTGATGCTGGTGACCACCGTCGTAGTGGCATTGCTGCTCATCGTCACCTACCGCAGCCCGTTCCTCTGGCTGCTACCGCTGCTGGCGGTAGGCGCCTCGGCACTGCTGTCCATGGCGGCGGTGTACGGATTGGCCAGCGTCACCGGCATGACGATCTCCACCCAAAGCTTCTCGATCATGATCGTGCTGGTCTTCGGCGCGGGCACCGACTACGCCATGCTGCTGGTCGCGCGCTACCGGGAGCAGCTACCCCGGCACGCCGAGGCCACCGCCGCGATGCGCGCGGCACTGCGCGGAGTCGGGCCTGCGATCCTCGCGGCCGGCGGCACCGTCGTCCTCGGCCTGCTGTGCATGCTCGCGGCAAGGATGAACGACATCTCCGGACTCGGCCTGGTCGGCGCGATCGGCATCGTCTGCACCCTGGTCGCCATGCTCACCCTGCTGCCGGCCCTGCTGCTGGTCGCGGGGCGGAAGGTCTTCTGGCCGCGGGTGCCCCGGTTCGGCGCCGTCCCGGCGGCGGGCGGCCGAATCTGGGGCCGGGCGGGCAGGGTGCTGCTGGCCCGCCCCGCGCGCTCGGCGGCCGGCAGTGCGATCGCGCTCGGCGCGCTGGCACTCGGCGTGCTCACCATGGGCGGTGAGCTCGGGGAGACTGATCAGTTCACCACCACGCCCGAATCGGTACGCGGTTACGCCACCCTCGGTTCCGCCTACCCCGAGCAGGGCGGCCGGTCGCTCACCGTGGCCGCCCCCGCGGAGCAGGCCGACCGGGTGGCCGCGGTGGCCGGGTCCGTGCCGGGGGTATCGGCCGTGCGGCCGGACCGCTCCGGCCCGGAGTGGACACTGCTCGAGGTGCGGCCCACCGCCGCACCGGACAGCCCCGCCGAGGAGGACACCGTCCGTGACCTGCGCGCGGCACTGGGCGCCGACGGCCTCGACGGGCTCGTCGGCGGGCCGGGTGCGGAACGGATCGACACCACGGATGCGTCCGCACGGGACAACTGGGTGGTCCTGCCGCTGGCCCTGATCGTCGTGCTGCTCGTGCTCGTGGGGTTGCTGCGTGCGGTGCTGGCGCCGCTGATGATCGTCGGCACCGTGCTGCTGTGCTTCGCGTCCGCGCTCGGTCTCGGCGCGCTCGCCTTCGACCTCGTGTTCGGCTTCGCCGGAACCGCGGCCAACCTGCCCGCGCTCGGTTTCGTGTTCGGGATCGCGCTCGGCATCGACTACTCGATCTTCCTGGTGTCCAGGGTCCGGGGTGACCTGCCACGGCTGGGCACCGCGGCGGCCGCGCACCGGGCTGTGGTCGTCACCGGCCCGGTCATCGCCTCCGCGGGGGTCGTGCTCGCGGCCACCTTCGCGGTGCTGATGACCATGCCCTTCGTGTCGATCTTCGAGATCGGGTTCGTGGTGGCGGTCGGGGTGCTGTTGCAGACCCTGGTGGTGCAACCGTCCCTGGTGGCACCGCTGCTGGTGCTCGGTCGTCGCTGGATGTGGTGGCCGGGCGGCCGGGAACCCGCCGAACCATTACCCGAGGCCCGCCAACCGGAGCAGCCGGAGAGGATAGCCCCGTGA
- the hemW gene encoding radical SAM family heme chaperone HemW, which produces MLSEEALEGVGTRPFGVYVHVPFCATRCGYCDFNTYTAGELGSSSSPGSWLEALRRELDLAAARLGGPPRADTVFVGGGTPSLLGAGGLASVLDAVRASFGLADGAEVTTESNPESTSPEFFTGIREAGYTRVSLGMQSAAPHVLRVLDRVHTPGRPVEAAREARAAGFAHVNLDLIYGTPGEREEDLRASLDAVLAAGVDHVSAYALIVEEGTALARRVRRGELPAPDDDVLARRYELLDAALAGAGLHWYEVSNWAASARARCRHNLGYWLGGDWWGAGPGAHGHVGGVRWWNVKHPARYAARLAAGELPVAGHEVLTAQDRHLERVMLELRLAEGLPVEALDEAGLRSVRAAAAEGLLERSALDQRGRAVLTGRGRLLADGVVRRLVG; this is translated from the coding sequence GTGTTGTCGGAGGAGGCGCTCGAGGGGGTGGGCACGCGGCCGTTCGGGGTGTACGTGCACGTCCCGTTCTGCGCGACCCGCTGTGGTTACTGTGACTTCAACACCTACACCGCGGGGGAACTCGGTTCCTCGTCCTCGCCGGGGTCGTGGCTGGAGGCCTTGCGCCGCGAACTCGACCTCGCGGCCGCCCGGCTGGGCGGGCCGCCCCGCGCGGACACCGTGTTCGTCGGTGGCGGCACACCCTCACTGCTCGGCGCGGGCGGGCTCGCCTCGGTGCTGGACGCGGTGCGCGCCAGCTTCGGGCTGGCCGACGGCGCCGAGGTGACCACCGAGTCGAACCCGGAGTCCACCTCGCCGGAGTTCTTCACCGGCATCCGGGAGGCCGGATACACCCGCGTCTCGCTCGGGATGCAGTCGGCCGCCCCGCATGTACTGCGGGTGCTGGACCGGGTGCACACCCCAGGTCGTCCCGTCGAGGCGGCACGCGAGGCCCGGGCCGCCGGGTTCGCGCACGTCAACCTGGACCTGATCTACGGAACGCCGGGGGAGCGGGAGGAGGACCTGCGGGCCTCGTTGGACGCCGTGCTGGCGGCCGGGGTGGATCACGTCTCGGCGTACGCGCTGATCGTGGAGGAGGGCACGGCCCTGGCCCGGCGGGTGCGCAGGGGCGAGTTGCCCGCCCCCGACGACGACGTGCTGGCGCGGCGTTACGAGCTGCTGGACGCGGCACTGGCCGGCGCGGGGCTGCACTGGTACGAAGTGTCCAACTGGGCGGCGTCGGCGCGGGCCAGGTGCCGGCACAACCTGGGCTACTGGCTCGGCGGGGACTGGTGGGGTGCCGGCCCCGGCGCGCACGGTCACGTCGGCGGGGTGCGCTGGTGGAACGTCAAGCACCCCGCCCGGTACGCGGCGCGGCTGGCTGCCGGGGAGCTGCCGGTGGCCGGGCACGAGGTACTGACCGCGCAGGACCGGCACCTCGAGCGGGTGATGCTGGAGCTCCGGCTCGCCGAAGGGCTGCCGGTGGAGGCCCTGGACGAGGCCGGGCTGCGCTCGGTACGGGCCGCGGCCGCCGAGGGACTGTTGGAGCGCTCCGCGCTGGACCAACGGGGCCGGGCGGTGCTGACCGGGCGGGGCCGCTTGCTCGCCGACGGCGTGGTGCGCAGGTTGGTCGGCTGA
- a CDS encoding sensor histidine kinase yields the protein MTRSATGRHRLGITRADLVLTGALLALTLLTGALTPFDWFGSRPLDPLGVGLLVLIVLPVLVRRSFPLTALGASMVAHAGYHPLDYPHEVTLPSLMVLIYTVSVTGSRHRLWLAPVLTVLLVTIAVFQDDPPGIYVTVPLGWLLLAAVLGEAIRLHRAYLGSITERAERAEHTREEEAARRVAEERLRIARDLHDALAHRIVVINAHAGVAVHLLAEHEGDAVAGEIAEPLRTVATASSGALAELRTTLDVLRGTDGTDGTERQPTPGLDQLPSLAEATGAAGVPVARRVEGEPRPLGQGVEITLYRIAQEALTNVVKHSGAGAATLLLCYRPGEVRLEVRDDGTGMSGEGERGGYGIIGMTERAAALGGTLTAGPTPGGFTVEAVLPAPSAEDDR from the coding sequence GTGACGAGGTCCGCCACCGGTCGGCACCGGCTCGGCATCACCCGCGCCGACCTGGTGCTGACCGGCGCCCTGCTGGCGCTCACGCTGCTGACCGGCGCGCTCACCCCGTTCGACTGGTTCGGGTCCCGGCCGCTGGACCCGCTGGGCGTCGGCCTGCTCGTACTCATCGTGCTACCGGTGCTGGTGCGCCGCAGCTTCCCGCTGACCGCCCTGGGCGCGAGCATGGTGGCGCATGCCGGGTACCACCCGCTGGACTACCCGCACGAGGTCACCCTGCCCAGCCTGATGGTGCTGATCTACACGGTCTCGGTGACCGGCTCCCGGCACCGGCTGTGGCTCGCGCCGGTCCTGACGGTGCTGCTGGTCACCATCGCGGTGTTCCAGGACGACCCGCCCGGCATCTACGTGACCGTCCCGCTCGGCTGGTTGCTGCTCGCCGCCGTGCTCGGCGAGGCCATCCGGCTGCACCGCGCCTACCTCGGCTCGATCACCGAGCGGGCGGAACGGGCCGAGCACACCAGGGAGGAGGAGGCCGCGCGGCGAGTGGCCGAGGAGCGCCTGCGGATCGCCCGCGACCTGCACGACGCGCTGGCGCACCGGATCGTGGTGATCAACGCGCACGCCGGGGTGGCCGTCCACCTGCTGGCCGAGCACGAGGGTGATGCCGTGGCAGGCGAGATCGCCGAACCGCTGCGTACCGTCGCCACGGCGAGCAGCGGGGCACTCGCCGAACTGCGCACCACGCTGGACGTGTTGCGGGGCACCGACGGCACGGATGGCACCGAGCGTCAGCCGACGCCGGGCCTCGACCAGCTTCCCTCGTTGGCCGAGGCCACCGGGGCCGCCGGGGTGCCGGTGGCCAGGAGAGTGGAGGGCGAGCCCCGGCCGCTCGGGCAGGGCGTGGAGATCACCCTGTACCGGATCGCGCAGGAGGCACTCACCAATGTGGTCAAGCATTCCGGGGCCGGCGCGGCCACCCTGCTGCTGTGCTACCGCCCGGGCGAGGTGCGGCTGGAGGTACGCGACGACGGAACCGGGATGTCCGGGGAGGGCGAACGGGGCGGCTACGGCATCATCGGGATGACCGAGCGGGCGGCCGCGCTCGGCGGCACCCTCACCGCCGGTCCGACCCCCGGCGGTTTCACCGTCGAAGCCGTCCTGCCCGCGCCGAGCGCGGAGGACGACAGATGA
- a CDS encoding Insertion element protein encodes MSERAVPFYCPYCGDEDLRPESDGGWLCSACRRVFSVKLIGLQLPEVTG; translated from the coding sequence GTGAGTGAGCGTGCTGTTCCTTTCTACTGCCCGTATTGCGGCGATGAGGACCTGCGCCCGGAATCCGACGGCGGCTGGCTTTGTTCAGCCTGCAGGCGGGTTTTCTCGGTGAAACTCATCGGCCTGCAGCTCCCGGAGGTGACTGGATGA
- a CDS encoding nitrite/sulfite reductase — MASPTRDTPNTGRTARPKQRRGEGQWALGYREPLNPNERSKKDDHPLNVRDRIENIYAHRGFDSIDPGDLRGRFRWYGLYTQRKPGIDGGRTATLEPEELDDEYFMLRVRLDGGALTTTQLALLGEISQTYARDTADITDRQNIQYHWIRIEDMPTIWQKLEDAGMTTMEACGDSPRVILGSPVAGIAADEVIDATPAIEEIKRRYVGDPAFANLPRKFKSAISGLPDVAHEVHDIAFVGANHPEHGPGFDLWVGGGLSTNPMIGQRLGTWVPLDEVPEVWAGVISIFRDYGYRRLRHRARIKFLVKDWGAAKFREVLENEYLKRSLIDGPAPEVPEVPIDHVGTHRQHDGNYYVGAAPVAGRVSGSTLLAVAKAAERAGSAQVRLTPQQKLVVLDVPESELDGLRTELGELGLQTEPSPWRRGVMACTGIEFCKLAIVETKARAQDLVDDLERRLADIQSDVDKPVSVHLNGCPNSCARIQTADIGLKGQIVTDAGGNQVEGFQVHLGGGLGLDAGFGRKLRGHKVTSAELTDYVERIVRNFVAKRTEGERFAQWAARADDGDLQ, encoded by the coding sequence ATGGCCTCGCCGACGCGCGACACCCCGAACACCGGTCGCACCGCGCGGCCCAAACAACGCCGCGGGGAAGGCCAGTGGGCACTGGGATACCGCGAACCGCTGAACCCGAACGAACGCTCCAAGAAGGACGACCACCCGCTGAACGTGCGGGACCGCATCGAGAACATCTACGCGCACCGGGGCTTCGACTCGATCGACCCCGGTGATCTGCGCGGACGCTTCCGCTGGTACGGCCTCTACACCCAGCGCAAGCCGGGGATCGACGGCGGCCGTACGGCGACGCTCGAGCCGGAGGAACTGGACGACGAGTACTTCATGCTGCGGGTGCGGCTCGACGGCGGAGCGCTGACCACCACGCAGCTCGCCCTGCTCGGGGAGATCTCGCAGACCTACGCGCGCGACACCGCGGACATCACCGACCGGCAGAACATCCAGTACCACTGGATCCGGATCGAGGACATGCCGACGATCTGGCAGAAGCTCGAGGACGCCGGGATGACCACCATGGAGGCCTGCGGGGACAGCCCGCGGGTGATCCTCGGCTCTCCGGTGGCGGGCATCGCCGCCGACGAGGTGATCGACGCAACCCCGGCGATCGAGGAGATCAAGCGCCGCTACGTCGGCGATCCGGCCTTCGCCAACCTGCCGCGCAAGTTCAAGAGCGCCATCTCGGGCCTGCCCGATGTCGCACACGAGGTGCACGACATCGCCTTCGTCGGCGCAAACCATCCCGAACACGGCCCGGGTTTCGACCTGTGGGTCGGCGGCGGCCTCTCCACCAACCCGATGATCGGGCAGCGGCTGGGCACCTGGGTCCCGCTGGACGAGGTACCCGAGGTGTGGGCGGGCGTGATCAGCATCTTCCGCGACTACGGCTACCGGCGGCTGCGGCACCGGGCTCGGATCAAGTTCCTGGTCAAGGACTGGGGCGCGGCGAAGTTCCGCGAGGTGCTGGAGAACGAGTACCTGAAGCGCTCGCTGATCGACGGCCCCGCGCCCGAGGTGCCCGAGGTGCCGATCGACCACGTCGGCACGCACCGCCAGCACGACGGGAACTACTATGTCGGCGCCGCACCGGTCGCCGGCCGGGTATCCGGCTCGACGCTGCTGGCCGTGGCCAAGGCGGCGGAACGGGCGGGCTCCGCACAGGTACGGCTCACCCCGCAGCAGAAGCTGGTGGTACTGGACGTCCCGGAGTCCGAACTGGACGGGCTGCGCACCGAGCTCGGCGAGCTGGGACTGCAGACCGAGCCCTCGCCGTGGCGGCGCGGGGTGATGGCCTGCACCGGGATCGAGTTCTGCAAGCTCGCGATCGTGGAGACCAAGGCACGGGCGCAGGACCTGGTCGACGACCTCGAGCGCAGGCTGGCCGACATTCAGTCCGATGTGGACAAGCCGGTCAGCGTGCATCTGAACGGCTGCCCGAACTCCTGCGCCCGGATCCAGACCGCGGACATCGGGCTGAAAGGCCAGATCGTCACTGACGCGGGCGGCAACCAGGTCGAGGGTTTCCAGGTGCACCTCGGCGGTGGGCTCGGGTTGGATGCCGGTTTCGGCCGCAAGCTGCGCGGCCACAAGGTCACCAGCGCCGAACTGACCGACTACGTCGAGCGGATCGTACGCAACTTCGTGGCCAAGCGCACCGAGGGCGAGCGGTTCGCCCAGTGGGCGGCGCGGGCCGACGATGGTGATTTGCAGTGA
- a CDS encoding response regulator — protein MTIRVLLADDQALVRSAFALLIRSAPDMTVVGEADEGDQAHELVRGAHPDVVVMDIRMPGVDGIEATDRIARDEDLAGVRVLILTTFESDENVLAAIRTVAAGDALLSPGATRSLITRVLRTPDPAVASAASLQELTGREREVLTLIGRGLNNAELAEALVISPLTAKTYVSRLLTKLDARDRAQLVIAAYESGLVQTG, from the coding sequence ATGACGATCCGGGTACTGCTCGCCGATGACCAGGCACTGGTGCGCAGCGCCTTCGCCCTGCTGATCCGCTCGGCACCGGATATGACGGTGGTCGGCGAGGCCGACGAGGGGGACCAGGCGCACGAACTGGTCCGCGGCGCGCATCCGGACGTGGTGGTGATGGACATCCGGATGCCGGGGGTGGACGGGATCGAGGCCACCGACCGGATCGCCCGCGACGAGGACCTCGCCGGCGTGCGGGTGTTGATCCTGACCACCTTCGAGAGCGACGAGAACGTGCTGGCCGCGATCCGCACGGTGGCCGCCGGGGACGCGCTGCTGTCCCCCGGCGCCACCCGCTCGCTGATCACCAGGGTCCTGCGCACCCCCGACCCCGCCGTGGCGTCCGCGGCCTCGCTCCAGGAACTCACCGGCCGGGAACGCGAGGTGCTCACCCTGATCGGCCGGGGCCTGAACAACGCCGAGCTCGCCGAGGCCCTGGTGATCAGCCCGTTGACCGCGAAAACCTACGTCAGCAGGCTGCTCACCAAGCTGGACGCCCGGGACCGGGCGCAGCTCGTGATCGCCGCCTACGAGTCCGGCCTCGTGCAGACTGGTTGA
- a CDS encoding carbon starvation CstA family protein, with protein MPAVVVALFVALLFFLGYRYYSAYLAKKVYALDPAFVTPAHSMRDGVDFVPTNKHVLFGHHFTSIAGAAPIVGPAIAVFWGWGPALAWVVLGTIFAAGVHDFGALAVSVRHRAKSIGTLAREVINRRARVLFLLIIFFLLTLVNAVFAVVIANLFIGTPEAVLPILLEIPLAIGIGQYIYRTRSAALVPSIIGVIVLYLSIFLGQLLPISLAGIAAEDGLFTERNIWVILLFAYTFLASRIPVWVLLQPRDYINSHQLFVALGVIGLGIVVGMDRIVAPLINDTPEGSPSWFPFLFITIACGAISGFHSLVASGTTSKQLDKETDARHVGYLGAIGEGSLALGAILACTAGVVATTADWHALYSDFNSASDGPAGRFVEGVAAFAGNLGIPSTVALIFGAIVVISFAATTMDTGVRLQRYIVQEIAEISGARRLSRNITGATAIAVLVPLVMALLPGGGDAGYTFGVLWQLFGTTNQLTAGLALAVVAVWVTKNRRNPIAVLVPLVFLLAMTSWALVINLQTFVEAGQWVLAPLDAIIFLLAIWLIVEAAIALRKSRTVEPEREPGAGA; from the coding sequence ATGCCTGCAGTAGTGGTGGCCCTGTTCGTAGCTCTGCTCTTCTTCCTCGGATATCGCTACTACTCCGCGTACCTGGCCAAGAAGGTCTACGCCCTGGATCCGGCCTTCGTCACGCCCGCGCACAGTATGCGCGACGGGGTGGACTTCGTACCCACCAACAAGCACGTCCTCTTCGGCCACCACTTCACCTCGATCGCGGGGGCGGCCCCGATCGTGGGCCCGGCGATCGCCGTGTTCTGGGGCTGGGGCCCGGCGCTGGCCTGGGTGGTGCTCGGCACCATCTTCGCGGCGGGGGTGCACGACTTCGGCGCGCTGGCCGTCTCCGTGCGACATCGCGCCAAGAGCATCGGCACCCTGGCCAGGGAGGTGATCAACCGGCGTGCCAGGGTGCTCTTCCTGCTGATCATCTTCTTCCTGCTGACCCTGGTCAACGCCGTGTTCGCGGTGGTCATCGCCAACCTGTTCATCGGAACCCCCGAGGCGGTGCTGCCGATCCTGCTGGAGATCCCGCTGGCCATCGGCATCGGGCAGTACATCTACCGGACGCGCAGCGCCGCGCTGGTGCCCTCGATCATCGGCGTGATCGTGCTGTACCTCTCGATCTTCCTCGGCCAGCTGCTGCCCATCTCGCTGGCCGGTATCGCCGCCGAGGACGGGCTGTTCACCGAGCGCAACATCTGGGTCATCCTGCTGTTCGCCTACACCTTCCTCGCCTCGCGCATCCCGGTGTGGGTGCTGTTGCAGCCACGCGACTACATCAACTCGCACCAGCTGTTCGTGGCGCTCGGTGTGATCGGGCTCGGCATCGTGGTCGGGATGGACCGGATCGTCGCACCGCTGATCAACGACACCCCGGAGGGCTCGCCGAGCTGGTTCCCGTTCCTGTTCATCACGATCGCCTGCGGGGCCATCTCCGGGTTCCACAGCCTGGTGGCATCGGGGACGACCTCGAAGCAGCTGGACAAGGAGACCGACGCGCGGCACGTCGGCTACCTCGGCGCGATCGGTGAGGGCTCGCTCGCGCTGGGCGCGATCCTGGCCTGCACCGCCGGCGTGGTGGCCACCACCGCGGACTGGCACGCGCTCTACTCCGACTTCAACTCGGCCTCGGACGGGCCGGCGGGCCGGTTCGTCGAGGGCGTCGCCGCCTTCGCCGGCAACCTCGGTATCCCGAGCACGGTCGCGCTGATCTTCGGAGCGATCGTGGTGATCAGCTTCGCGGCGACCACAATGGACACCGGGGTGCGGTTGCAGCGCTACATCGTCCAGGAGATCGCCGAGATCTCCGGCGCTCGCCGGCTGTCCCGCAACATCACCGGTGCGACCGCGATCGCCGTGCTGGTCCCGCTGGTGATGGCGCTGCTGCCGGGTGGGGGCGACGCCGGGTACACCTTCGGCGTGCTGTGGCAGCTGTTCGGCACCACCAACCAGCTCACGGCCGGTCTCGCGCTGGCCGTGGTCGCGGTGTGGGTGACCAAGAACCGTCGCAACCCGATCGCCGTGCTGGTGCCACTGGTGTTCCTGCTGGCGATGACCAGCTGGGCGCTGGTGATCAACCTGCAGACGTTCGTGGAGGCCGGCCAGTGGGTGCTGGCCCCGCTGGACGCGATCATCTTCCTGCTGGCGATCTGGCTGATCGTGGAGGCCGCCATCGCGCTGCGCAAGAGCCGGACGGTCGAGCCCGAGCGGGAGCCGGGCGCGGGCGCATGA
- a CDS encoding cory-CC-star protein, whose translation MSRRSRLVALWRRIEAGHEQMFVARWRQGLRREARQRQDVLRALVLLDSLGVENPVAYETLELIPHLVADLHEWHQRLGRESFGDPGVCC comes from the coding sequence ATGAGCCGCCGGTCCAGGCTGGTCGCCCTGTGGCGGCGGATCGAGGCGGGGCATGAGCAGATGTTCGTTGCGCGCTGGCGGCAGGGCCTGCGCCGGGAGGCCCGGCAACGCCAGGACGTCCTGCGCGCACTGGTGCTGCTGGACTCGCTCGGCGTGGAGAACCCGGTGGCCTACGAGACACTGGAGTTGATCCCGCACCTGGTCGCCGACCTGCACGAGTGGCACCAGCGGCTGGGGCGGGAGTCGTTCGGCGACCCCGGGGTCTGCTGTTGA